A stretch of the Acidimicrobiia bacterium genome encodes the following:
- a CDS encoding acyl-CoA synthetase — protein sequence MWPRPHAEKNPDKPAYIMASSGLVVTNRELDEGSNRLAHLLRDRGLEFGDHIAIFMDNNAHYLQVAWAAQRSGLYFTPINFHFTAQEVAYILDNSDSQAVIVSASLGRVVDELLEVMPERVHTRLIVGADKDGWERYETAVAAFPSEPLDEELEGHGMFYSSGTTGRPKGIKYPLVRKPAGTPEPMLAGFGPIYGIDETSTYLSPAPMYHAAPLQFCIAMSRLGSTSVILERFDPESLLQAIEKYSVTHAQFVPTMFVRMLKLPEETRNKYDVSSLQLAIHAAAPCPVSVKREMIEWWGPIIFEYYSATEGTGSTMINSEEWLAHPGSVGRSYTGTLHILDEEDNPVPTGESGVVWFEPGERSITFEYHKDPDKTASAHNREGWATVGDMGYLDEEGFLYLTDRRDFMIVSGGVNIYPQEAENALIAHPKVLDVAVFGVPNEDMGEEVKAVVQPIDMADAGPDLERELIEFCRTQLSHYKCPRTVDFSDDLPRQPTGKLYKRLLRDRYWGDQTSKIV from the coding sequence ATGTGGCCCCGCCCGCACGCTGAGAAGAACCCCGACAAGCCCGCTTACATCATGGCGAGCAGCGGCTTAGTGGTGACGAACCGCGAACTCGACGAGGGCTCGAACCGGCTCGCCCACCTGCTCAGGGATCGCGGCCTGGAGTTCGGCGATCACATCGCGATCTTCATGGACAACAACGCCCACTACCTCCAGGTGGCGTGGGCCGCGCAGCGCTCGGGCCTGTACTTCACCCCGATCAACTTCCACTTCACTGCTCAAGAGGTTGCGTACATCCTCGACAACTCCGATTCGCAAGCCGTCATCGTGTCGGCATCGCTCGGACGCGTCGTCGACGAGCTGCTCGAAGTCATGCCCGAGCGCGTGCACACCCGGCTCATCGTCGGTGCGGACAAGGACGGGTGGGAGCGCTACGAAACGGCCGTCGCCGCGTTCCCGAGCGAGCCCCTCGACGAGGAGCTCGAGGGTCACGGGATGTTCTACTCATCGGGCACGACCGGTCGGCCCAAGGGCATCAAGTACCCGCTCGTGCGCAAGCCGGCGGGCACACCGGAGCCCATGCTCGCTGGCTTCGGCCCGATCTACGGAATCGACGAAACCAGCACATACCTCTCTCCCGCGCCGATGTACCACGCCGCGCCGCTCCAGTTCTGCATCGCGATGAGCCGCCTCGGCAGTACGAGCGTCATCCTCGAGCGTTTCGACCCCGAGTCGTTGCTGCAGGCGATCGAGAAGTACAGCGTGACGCACGCGCAGTTCGTCCCGACCATGTTCGTGCGCATGCTCAAGCTCCCCGAGGAGACTCGCAACAAGTACGACGTGTCGTCGCTCCAGCTGGCGATCCACGCTGCTGCGCCGTGCCCGGTGAGTGTGAAGCGCGAGATGATCGAGTGGTGGGGTCCGATCATCTTCGAGTACTACTCGGCCACCGAGGGCACCGGCTCCACGATGATCAACAGCGAGGAATGGCTCGCGCACCCCGGGTCCGTCGGGCGCTCGTACACGGGCACGCTGCACATCCTCGACGAGGAAGACAACCCCGTGCCGACCGGTGAGTCGGGCGTGGTGTGGTTCGAGCCGGGTGAGCGCAGCATCACGTTCGAGTACCACAAGGATCCCGACAAGACCGCGTCCGCGCACAACCGCGAGGGATGGGCCACGGTCGGCGACATGGGGTACCTCGACGAAGAAGGCTTCCTGTACCTCACCGATCGCCGCGACTTCATGATCGTGTCCGGCGGAGTGAACATCTACCCCCAAGAGGCGGAGAACGCGCTCATCGCGCACCCCAAGGTGCTCGACGTGGCCGTCTTCGGTGTGCCCAACGAAGACATGGGCGAAGAGGTGAAGGCGGTCGTGCAGCCAATCGACATGGCCGACGCCGGACCGGACCTCGAGCGCGAGCTCATCGAGTTCTGTCGCACCCAGCTCTCGCACTACAAGTGCCCGCGCACGGTCGACTTCTCCGACGATCTCCCGCGTCAGCCAACCGGCAAGCTCTACAAGCGCTTGCTGCGCGACCGCTACTGGGGCGACCAAACGTCCAAGATCGTCTAA
- a CDS encoding acetyl-CoA acetyltransferase, translating to MASHGIRDRVAVIGMGCTPFGEHWDKGPEDLLVDAVGEALTSAGVEKDEVDAYWVGTMGSGISGLTLSRPLRIDYKPVTRVENMCATGSESFRNACYAVASGAFDMVMATGVEKLKDGGFSGLAISSPPGDGTTADLSAPALFSLLGPAYCKKYGVDENEFKDVLTRIAWKNHYNGARNPRAQFRKEVAKEAIACSPIMAGNLGIFDCSGVSDGSAAAIIVRTEDAHKYTDKPLIVKALSFVAGPATGVVDNDYDYTTFTEVVASAKDAYAQAGVTDPRSEIAMAEVHDCFTPTELVLMEDLGFAERGFAWKEVLAGTFDLEGDLPVNPDGGLKAFGHPIGASGLRMLFECWLQLRGEAPEDRRIKTVDQGKKLGLTHNLGGSPGECVSYVGIVGTE from the coding sequence ATGGCCAGTCACGGAATCCGCGATCGCGTCGCCGTCATCGGGATGGGCTGCACGCCGTTCGGCGAGCACTGGGACAAGGGTCCCGAGGATCTGCTCGTGGACGCGGTGGGCGAGGCGCTCACCTCCGCCGGCGTCGAGAAGGATGAGGTCGACGCGTACTGGGTCGGCACGATGGGCTCTGGCATCTCCGGCCTCACCCTCTCGCGGCCGCTGCGCATCGACTACAAGCCCGTGACCCGGGTCGAGAACATGTGCGCTACCGGCTCGGAGTCGTTCCGCAACGCCTGTTACGCGGTGGCGTCGGGTGCGTTCGACATGGTGATGGCCACCGGTGTCGAGAAGCTCAAGGACGGCGGGTTCTCGGGGCTCGCGATCAGCTCGCCGCCAGGTGACGGCACGACGGCCGACCTCAGCGCGCCCGCGCTGTTCAGCCTCCTCGGCCCCGCGTACTGCAAGAAGTACGGGGTCGACGAGAACGAGTTCAAGGATGTGCTCACACGCATCGCGTGGAAGAACCACTACAACGGCGCTCGCAACCCCCGCGCGCAGTTCCGTAAGGAAGTGGCGAAAGAGGCAATCGCCTGCTCGCCGATCATGGCGGGCAACCTCGGCATCTTCGACTGCTCCGGCGTGTCCGACGGTTCCGCGGCGGCGATCATCGTGAGGACAGAAGACGCGCACAAGTACACCGACAAGCCCTTGATCGTGAAGGCTTTGTCGTTCGTTGCCGGCCCGGCTACCGGAGTTGTCGACAACGACTACGACTACACGACGTTCACCGAGGTGGTCGCGTCGGCCAAGGACGCGTACGCGCAAGCGGGCGTGACCGACCCGCGGTCCGAGATCGCGATGGCCGAGGTGCACGACTGCTTCACGCCCACCGAGCTCGTACTCATGGAAGACCTCGGCTTCGCTGAGCGCGGGTTCGCGTGGAAGGAGGTGCTCGCGGGCACCTTCGACCTCGAGGGTGACCTCCCGGTGAACCCCGACGGCGGCTTGAAGGCGTTCGGGCACCCGATCGGCGCGTCGGGCTTGCGCATGCTGTTCGAGTGCTGGCTCCAGCTCCGGGGCGAGGCACCCGAGGACCGTCGCATCAAGACCGTGGACCAGGGCAAGAAACTCGGGCTCACCCACAACCTCGGTGGGTCACCCGGCGAGTGCGTGAGCTACGTCGGGATCGTCGGCACCGAGTAG
- a CDS encoding OB-fold domain-containing protein, protein MRIISYGAYVPYRRLERATIAEALGTPAAPGTRAVASYDEDATSMGVESARNALANVPPELAPEMLLYATSDPGYLDKTNATAIHAALGLDPSIGAYDVVGSVRSGMAAMQLAGSSPVRTLVVRSDIRTGLPGGADERDGGDGAAAFLFAPPDAGDAPAQTRALGRGAATLEFLDRWRLPGERASHVWEERFGEHAYVPLAQAAFADACKSAGLTPEELDHVIVTGVHSRAVRVVSKTLGVRPDAIVDSLTATVGYTGAAHSGIALADVLERAQPGQRIAVLLLADGADALVFETTDALNAVRPRRTVADQLAAGVGGLSYETFLTWRGMLDREPPRRPDPVAPAAPPSLRHEAWKFAFAASRCEACDERHLPPARVCAKCGVIDRMVTERMADVPATIATFTVDRLAFTPSPPLVAAVLDFDGGGRFRGELTDVDPATVKVGDRIEMTFRRITTAQGVHNYFWKGKPVRT, encoded by the coding sequence ATGCGCATCATCTCCTACGGCGCCTACGTGCCGTATCGCCGCTTGGAGCGGGCCACCATCGCCGAGGCGCTGGGCACCCCAGCGGCACCAGGTACGCGTGCGGTGGCCTCGTACGACGAGGACGCCACGTCGATGGGCGTGGAGTCGGCGAGGAATGCGCTCGCCAACGTCCCGCCCGAGCTCGCGCCAGAGATGCTCCTCTACGCGACCTCCGATCCGGGCTACCTCGACAAGACGAACGCCACGGCGATCCACGCTGCGCTCGGGCTCGATCCGTCGATCGGTGCGTACGACGTCGTCGGCTCGGTCCGGTCGGGCATGGCCGCGATGCAGCTCGCAGGCAGCTCACCTGTGCGCACGCTCGTCGTGCGCTCCGACATCCGAACCGGGCTGCCCGGTGGCGCCGACGAGCGCGACGGCGGCGACGGCGCGGCTGCGTTCTTGTTCGCGCCGCCCGACGCGGGTGATGCACCCGCGCAGACCCGAGCGCTCGGGCGCGGCGCAGCCACGCTCGAGTTCCTCGACCGCTGGCGCCTGCCGGGTGAGAGGGCATCGCACGTATGGGAAGAGCGCTTCGGAGAGCACGCGTACGTGCCCCTCGCGCAAGCGGCGTTCGCCGACGCGTGCAAGTCCGCTGGCCTCACGCCTGAAGAGCTCGATCATGTGATCGTGACCGGTGTGCACTCTCGTGCAGTGCGCGTCGTGAGCAAGACGCTCGGTGTGCGCCCCGATGCGATCGTCGACAGCCTGACCGCGACGGTCGGCTACACCGGTGCTGCCCATTCCGGCATCGCGCTGGCCGACGTACTCGAGCGAGCGCAACCTGGGCAGCGGATCGCAGTGCTGTTGCTCGCCGACGGTGCCGATGCACTCGTCTTCGAGACGACGGACGCGCTGAACGCGGTGCGCCCGCGCCGAACGGTGGCCGACCAGCTCGCGGCTGGGGTCGGCGGGCTCTCGTATGAGACGTTCCTCACGTGGCGCGGGATGCTCGACCGCGAGCCGCCGCGCCGGCCCGATCCGGTCGCCCCGGCCGCGCCGCCATCCCTGCGCCACGAGGCATGGAAGTTCGCATTCGCGGCCTCGCGCTGCGAGGCTTGCGACGAGCGCCACCTACCTCCTGCACGGGTGTGCGCCAAGTGTGGAGTGATCGACCGGATGGTCACCGAGCGCATGGCTGACGTTCCGGCCACCATCGCCACGTTCACGGTCGACCGTCTGGCGTTCACGCCGAGCCCACCGCTCGTAGCTGCCGTCCTGGACTTTGACGGCGGCGGCCGCTTCCGGGGTGAGCTGACCGACGTCGACCCCGCGACCGTGAAGGTGGGGGATCGCATCGAGATGACCTTCCGGCGCATCACCACCGCGCAGGGCGTGCACAATTACTTCTGGAAGGGCAAGCCCGTCCGGACCTGA
- a CDS encoding TetR/AcrR family transcriptional regulator yields MKTVSSTKSARTGRREAILDAATHLFSTRGYADTGIDDIGEAVGVTGPAVYRHFASKQDLLVATLERAVEHAASILPLVTAEALAPEASLWRLVDLTARACIEERAMAVLYWQESRNLPAEPREHFERLQRDFIEGYAEVLRGVRRDLTPSESRMAVHAAASLMRSAATRETTLDEERLHRLLSSMAYAALMGNVPA; encoded by the coding sequence GTGAAAACCGTCTCCTCCACCAAGTCCGCCCGGACCGGCCGCCGCGAGGCGATCCTCGACGCGGCCACCCACCTCTTCTCCACGCGTGGCTACGCCGACACCGGCATCGACGACATCGGTGAAGCCGTGGGCGTCACCGGCCCGGCCGTCTACCGGCACTTCGCGAGCAAGCAGGATCTGCTGGTGGCAACCCTCGAGCGCGCGGTCGAGCACGCGGCCTCGATCCTGCCCCTCGTGACAGCCGAAGCGCTGGCGCCGGAGGCATCGCTGTGGCGCCTCGTCGACCTCACGGCGCGCGCCTGCATCGAAGAGCGCGCGATGGCCGTCTTGTACTGGCAGGAGTCCCGTAACCTCCCGGCCGAACCCCGTGAGCACTTCGAGCGACTTCAGCGCGACTTCATCGAGGGCTACGCAGAGGTGCTGCGGGGGGTTCGCCGCGACCTCACACCGAGTGAGTCCCGTATGGCCGTGCACGCCGCCGCATCGTTGATGCGCTCGGCCGCCACCCGGGAAACCACACTCGACGAGGAGCGCCTCCACCGACTCCTGTCGTCGATGGCGTACGCGGCGCTCATGGGGAACGTCCCGGCCTAA
- a CDS encoding AMP-binding protein — translation MIDRALVLPHLCARLAETEPDAIAMEHVDGRSITRAELHETTLRWADAYRRVGVEPGDHVLTMLPNSFEAFFAWIGLTWLRATEVPTNNMYRGQMLQYLVDNSDANVVIISERFVPQLAEVIGALSKVETVVVPDSTTAPALPCRVVTGDEFFADATPARDLEGPDYWDIAAIIYTSGTTGPSKGVLMPWGTLLAFTTIVPDDFVEPGEGFYAMYPAFHVSGKAMLYQSANLRARMVIREQFSIEHFWNDMRAHGITGAGLIGAMAPFLLMQPETPDDANSPLRHVMMGPLVPHVEEFKTRFGVEVGTGYGMTEIGAPFVSDGYALANATSCGKLRPGWAGYEVRIVDEHDQAVGTDEVGELIVRTEEPWVLNSGYYGMPDATSTAWRNGWFHTGDAFRCDADGNYYFVDRIKDAIRRRGENISSFEVEALVNQHPDVAESAAIGVPSEYTEDDVKVCVVLVAGSALVAEELVTWLAPRMPKFMVPRYVEFVEVLPKTEATFRTQKVKLRDEALNENTWDREAAGLKIE, via the coding sequence ATGATCGACCGCGCGCTGGTGCTTCCTCATCTCTGCGCCCGCCTCGCCGAGACCGAGCCCGACGCGATCGCGATGGAGCACGTCGACGGCCGGTCGATCACCCGAGCCGAGCTCCACGAGACCACTCTCCGCTGGGCCGACGCGTACCGACGCGTCGGCGTCGAGCCCGGTGACCACGTGCTCACGATGCTGCCCAACAGCTTCGAGGCGTTCTTCGCGTGGATCGGGCTCACCTGGCTCCGCGCCACCGAGGTGCCCACGAACAACATGTACCGCGGCCAGATGCTCCAGTACCTCGTCGACAACTCGGACGCCAACGTCGTGATCATCAGCGAGCGGTTCGTACCGCAACTCGCCGAGGTGATCGGCGCACTCTCCAAGGTGGAGACCGTCGTGGTGCCCGACTCGACCACCGCGCCCGCGCTGCCATGCCGTGTGGTGACAGGCGACGAGTTCTTCGCCGACGCCACGCCCGCTCGGGACCTCGAGGGCCCCGACTACTGGGACATCGCCGCCATCATCTACACGTCGGGGACGACCGGCCCGTCCAAGGGTGTCCTCATGCCGTGGGGCACCTTGCTCGCGTTCACGACGATCGTGCCCGACGACTTCGTGGAACCGGGCGAAGGGTTCTACGCGATGTACCCGGCGTTCCACGTGTCGGGCAAGGCGATGCTGTACCAATCGGCCAATCTGCGCGCGCGCATGGTCATCCGCGAGCAGTTCTCGATCGAGCACTTCTGGAACGACATGCGCGCGCACGGCATCACGGGCGCCGGCCTCATCGGCGCGATGGCGCCGTTCCTGCTCATGCAACCCGAGACTCCCGACGACGCGAACAGCCCGTTACGTCACGTGATGATGGGACCGCTGGTTCCGCACGTGGAGGAGTTCAAGACGCGCTTCGGCGTTGAAGTCGGGACCGGTTACGGGATGACCGAGATCGGCGCGCCGTTCGTGTCCGACGGGTACGCACTCGCCAACGCAACGTCGTGCGGGAAGCTCCGACCCGGGTGGGCCGGCTACGAGGTCCGGATCGTCGACGAGCACGACCAGGCGGTGGGGACCGACGAGGTCGGCGAGCTCATCGTGCGCACCGAGGAGCCGTGGGTGCTGAACTCGGGCTACTACGGCATGCCCGATGCCACTTCGACCGCATGGCGAAACGGGTGGTTCCACACGGGTGACGCCTTCCGCTGCGACGCCGACGGGAACTACTACTTCGTCGATCGCATCAAGGACGCGATCCGGCGCCGGGGCGAGAACATCTCGTCGTTCGAGGTGGAGGCACTCGTCAACCAACATCCTGACGTTGCCGAGAGCGCAGCCATCGGCGTGCCATCCGAGTACACCGAAGACGATGTGAAGGTGTGCGTCGTGCTCGTCGCTGGTTCGGCGCTCGTGGCCGAGGAGCTCGTCACATGGCTCGCGCCACGCATGCCGAAGTTCATGGTGCCGCGCTACGTGGAGTTCGTCGAGGTGCTGCCCAAGACCGAGGCGACGTTCCGGACGCAGAAGGTGAAGCTCCGCGACGAGGCCCTGAACGAGAACACCTGGGACCGCGAGGCCGCCGGGTTGAAGATCGAGTAG